The Daucus carota subsp. sativus chromosome 2, DH1 v3.0, whole genome shotgun sequence genome includes a window with the following:
- the LOC108208014 gene encoding probable WRKY transcription factor 65 produces the protein MDGRINPFAREQDDYDYSPDYSEDSPPSGLFSDSKMASTSSPRKSRRGLQKRVVSVPIKDVEGSRLKGEISTPPSDSWAWRKYGQKPIKGSPYPRAYYRCSSSKGCLARKQVERNRADPTMLMVTYSCEHNHPWPASKNNQNRNRNQSENRTQNLDNNPVSTATTTPVSISISSPNVTTSNSDDDQISPNFVMDEEFTNFDSEFGWFTNFETTNSSTLLESPTSARDGIRDADIATIFSTKEGDESFFADLEELPECSLVFGRGVIGVS, from the exons ATGGACGGCAGAATCAATCCGTTTGCGCGAGAGCAAGACGACTATGATTATTCACCGGACTATAGCGAAGATTCTCCCCCTTCCGGCCTGTTTAGTGATAGCAAGATGGCTTCTACCTCTTCTCCAAGAAAAAG tAGAAGAGGTTTGCAAAAGAGAGTTGTGTCCGTGCCAATCAAGGATGTGGAGGGGTCCAGGCTTAAAGGGGAAATAAGTACTCCCCCATCTGATTCTTGGGCTTGGAGAAAGTATGGTCAAAAGCCTATCAAAGGCTCTCCTTATCCAAG GGCTTATTATCGATGTAGTAGCTCAAAAGGATGTTTAGCAAGAAAACAAGTAGAAAGAAACCGAGCAGACCCAACCATGCTAATGGTGACATATTCTTGTGAACATAACCATCCGTGGCCGGCTTCgaaaaataatcaaaaccgCAATCGCAATCAGAGCGAGAATCGGACTCAGAACCTCGACAACAATCCTGTCTCTACTGCCACAACAACTCCAGTGAGCATCAGCATTTCGTCGCCAAATGTCACAACTTCAAATTCGGATGACGATCAGATCTCTCCCAATTTCGTCATGGACGAAGAATTCACAAATTTCGATTCGGAATTCGGGTGGTTCACAAATTTCGAAACAACTAATTCTTCCACCTTGCTGGAGTCTCCAACTTCAGCTAGAGATGGGATTCGAGATGCTGACATTGCTACGATTTTTTCGACTAAGGAGGGTGACGAGTCGTTTTTCGCCGATCTCGAGGAGCTGCCGGAGTGCTCATTGGTGTTCGGACGAGGAGTTATCGGTGTTTCATGA